In the Chroococcidiopsis sp. SAG 2025 genome, one interval contains:
- a CDS encoding BlaI/MecI/CopY family transcriptional regulator has protein sequence MSPLPNYRPKQLSLGPLETEILNIVWELDRVTVKDVHDRILADPDRELAYTSVTTVLRRLTEKGWLACDKQERVFYWRPLVTKEQAQVIEAHEKLHRFLAVGNPDVVAAFADSLDRTSLEQLDAIAKRIQAARQQREEK, from the coding sequence ATGTCTCCGCTGCCTAATTACCGTCCCAAACAGCTATCTCTTGGTCCATTAGAAACAGAGATTTTAAATATCGTCTGGGAACTCGATCGCGTGACTGTCAAAGACGTACACGATCGCATTCTTGCCGATCCCGATAGAGAGTTAGCCTATACTTCTGTCACCACGGTACTGCGCCGCCTGACGGAAAAAGGATGGTTGGCTTGCGATAAACAAGAACGAGTTTTTTATTGGCGACCGTTGGTAACGAAAGAACAAGCGCAAGTTATAGAGGCGCATGAAAAGCTACATCGCTTTCTGGCGGTTGGCAACCCTGATGTTGTGGCTGCCTTTGCCGATAGTCTCGATCGCACCAGCTTAGAACAGCTCGACGCGATCGCTAAACGCATTCAAGCTGCACGCCAACAACGGGAGGAGAAGTAA
- a CDS encoding M56 family metallopeptidase — MHTIMILAALAVAWNVRQNWSSASGDWQQRWKQTLWFFLFPPLMLAIAGISVLFMGIQGKMLGLSVGWYSYGLTVIGFIVAIALGVKLAWQGWRAVSQTRTYPQEQVEGASCRILATPVLFSALVGFWRPELVVSQGLLYVLTPEQLAAVIAHEQAHYYYRDTFWFFWLGWIRTCTGWLPQTEALWEELLLLRELRADNRAAQQVDPLTLAESLLLVVRSAIVPMTSFCAAFSAASQAERLSERINALLEPSAPPTQPQFNWSWLWLLLALLPLVTVPFHS; from the coding sequence ATGCATACCATCATGATTTTGGCTGCACTGGCAGTAGCTTGGAACGTGCGACAGAATTGGTCATCAGCTTCAGGTGATTGGCAACAACGCTGGAAACAAACGCTGTGGTTTTTTCTCTTTCCTCCGTTAATGTTAGCGATCGCCGGAATCTCGGTATTATTCATGGGAATTCAAGGCAAGATGCTGGGTTTGTCTGTAGGTTGGTATAGCTACGGACTGACGGTAATCGGTTTTATAGTGGCGATCGCGCTGGGGGTTAAACTGGCATGGCAAGGCTGGCGGGCTGTGAGTCAGACTCGTACTTATCCTCAAGAGCAAGTAGAGGGAGCATCTTGTCGGATTTTAGCAACTCCCGTTCTCTTCAGCGCTTTAGTTGGCTTCTGGCGACCGGAATTAGTTGTCAGCCAAGGATTGCTATACGTCCTCACCCCAGAACAGTTAGCCGCTGTGATTGCCCACGAACAAGCACATTACTACTACCGAGATACTTTCTGGTTTTTCTGGTTGGGTTGGATACGGACTTGTACTGGATGGTTGCCTCAGACAGAAGCCTTATGGGAAGAGTTATTGCTGTTACGGGAACTGCGGGCAGATAATCGGGCGGCTCAGCAAGTCGATCCGCTGACTTTGGCAGAATCTTTGTTATTAGTCGTACGTTCTGCGATCGTGCCAATGACGAGTTTTTGCGCTGCTTTCAGCGCTGCTAGTCAAGCAGAGCGGTTGAGCGAACGCATCAATGCTTTATTAGAGCCATCAGCACCTCCTACCCAACCGCAATTTAATTGGTCTTGGTTGTGGTTACTTTTGGCACTTTTACCCTTAGTCACAGTACCATTTCATTCTTAA
- a CDS encoding RES family NAD+ phosphorylase, translating into MKIWRICKEKHKNSAFSGEGGIYTAGRWTPQGIKAVYTSESLALATLEVFVHTESNKIPLVGIRAFVADNIAVEEIKIDDLPNNWQEESTYPSLQAIGDAWLRSQRTPILKVPSAIIPFEYNYILNPDHPRLQISTDPPFNFKFDRRMWKKANP; encoded by the coding sequence GTGAAAATCTGGCGTATATGCAAAGAAAAACACAAAAATTCTGCTTTCTCTGGCGAAGGTGGTATTTATACTGCTGGTCGCTGGACACCTCAAGGTATTAAAGCAGTTTATACATCGGAAAGTTTAGCACTTGCAACCCTCGAAGTATTTGTCCACACTGAAAGCAACAAGATTCCTTTGGTTGGCATTCGTGCTTTTGTTGCAGATAACATTGCTGTTGAGGAAATTAAGATTGATGACTTACCGAACAATTGGCAAGAAGAATCTACTTATCCATCCTTGCAAGCAATTGGTGATGCTTGGTTGCGATCGCAACGAACTCCCATCTTAAAAGTTCCTTCTGCAATCATTCCATTCGAGTACAATTATATTCTCAATCCAGATCATCCAAGGCTTCAAATTTCAACCGACCCGCCTTTTAACTTTAAATTCGATCGGCGAATGTGGAAAAAAGCTAATCCTTGA
- a CDS encoding antitoxin Xre/MbcA/ParS toxin-binding domain-containing protein, with translation MADKIRQMAQISEVGGAMTVPTHNSKKKAASGIAQPTVKYHVLQSVANTYELDSRQKEALFGIPVRTQARYKKDDSVLSPLIVDRLERFNRITKQAIDLFEDEEETKRWLSTPKASLDNKTPLEALTTDAGAKQVEQILYRAEYGVYG, from the coding sequence ATGGCAGATAAAATAAGACAAATGGCACAAATATCAGAAGTTGGAGGAGCTATGACAGTACCTACCCACAATTCCAAAAAAAAGGCTGCCAGTGGTATAGCTCAACCTACTGTGAAGTATCATGTCCTGCAAAGTGTTGCGAATACCTATGAACTAGATAGTCGCCAAAAGGAAGCTCTTTTTGGTATCCCTGTAAGAACCCAAGCTAGGTACAAAAAGGATGATTCTGTATTAAGTCCACTTATTGTTGACCGCTTGGAGCGTTTTAACCGGATTACAAAGCAGGCGATCGATCTGTTTGAAGATGAGGAGGAAACTAAAAGATGGTTGAGTACGCCGAAAGCCAGTCTCGACAACAAAACTCCTCTGGAAGCACTGACTACAGATGCAGGAGCGAAACAAGTAGAGCAAATACTCTATCGTGCTGAGTATGGGGTATACGGCTAG
- the coaE gene encoding dephospho-CoA kinase (Dephospho-CoA kinase (CoaE) performs the final step in coenzyme A biosynthesis.), with product MTYDLRLTTYDLRIIGLTGGISTGKSTVSQYLANEYHLPVLDADIYAREAVQLGSPILNAIAQRYSTDILQADGTLNRQQLARIIFNDSTEKQWLEEQIHPYVRDRFEQEIKKLSVSTVVLVIPLLFEAEMTDLVTEIWVVSCLPQQQIGRLIQRDNLTLEQAQARINSQMPLSEKCDRADVVLDNSSTFEDLKQQVDLAIKKFNG from the coding sequence GTGACTTACGACTTACGACTTACGACTTACGACTTACGAATCATTGGTCTTACTGGTGGAATTAGCACTGGTAAAAGTACTGTTTCTCAATACTTAGCAAATGAATATCATTTACCAGTTCTTGATGCAGATATTTATGCCAGAGAAGCCGTGCAACTTGGTTCGCCAATTTTAAATGCGATCGCCCAGCGTTATAGTACAGATATTTTACAGGCTGATGGGACGCTGAATCGTCAACAACTAGCGCGAATTATCTTTAACGATTCTACAGAAAAGCAGTGGTTAGAAGAACAAATTCATCCTTACGTACGCGATCGCTTTGAGCAAGAAATCAAGAAATTATCTGTTTCTACAGTTGTATTAGTTATTCCTTTGCTATTTGAAGCAGAAATGACAGATTTAGTGACAGAAATTTGGGTTGTTTCCTGTTTGCCGCAACAGCAAATAGGCAGACTGATACAGCGCGATAATTTAACTTTAGAACAAGCACAGGCGCGAATTAACAGTCAAATGCCACTATCAGAAAAATGCGATCGGGCTGACGTTGTTTTGGATAATTCTTCTACTTTTGAAGATTTGAAACAGCAGGTAGATTTAGCGATAAAAAAATTTAATGGTTAA
- the cobA gene encoding uroporphyrinogen-III C-methyltransferase encodes MMNTTGKVYLVGAGPGSIDYLTVRALQLLSQAEVLIYDALVDPQLLELVPSNCLKLDVGKRGGQSSTPQAEIDRLLVEYCQTGQQIIRLKSGDPFIFGRAAAEIEALVTAGCPFEVIPGISSALAAPTLAGIPLTDPVMSHCFAVTTAHEPELVNWEGLASIGTLVFLMGGQQLPEIVKQLVRHGRSPHTPIAIVRWAGTAKQQVWTATLETVVAQTDGLTLSPAAIVVGEVVGWREYLQPDRERGVLAKRDEVRSEERGGYKRAGGAEGAEGAEGAKLRPTPDSRTGGFGNPPLPTPDSRTGGFGNPPLPTPDSPLLGKTVLVTRSLGQSSQFCDRLVEMGATAIEMPALEIGAPSSWMGLDNAIAQLSDFDWLVLTSTNGVDYFFERLSAKGKDTRALAGVKIAVVGQKTAQSLQQRYLQPDFIPPDFVADSLVENFPESLAGTKVLFPRVETGGREVLVKQFTAKGADVVEVAAYESRCPQSIAPEALEGLQSHKVDIITFASSKTVRNFCQLIAPYNNIDLDGVCIASIGPQTSKDCISFLGRVDIEAEEYTLDGLLQAIVGWVSKG; translated from the coding sequence ATGATGAACACAACGGGTAAAGTTTACCTGGTCGGTGCGGGACCAGGAAGTATTGATTATCTAACTGTTAGGGCGCTGCAACTGTTGAGCCAAGCAGAAGTATTGATCTACGATGCTTTAGTCGATCCGCAATTATTAGAACTAGTGCCGTCAAATTGTCTCAAACTCGATGTCGGTAAGCGCGGCGGACAATCTAGCACCCCTCAAGCAGAAATCGATCGCTTACTAGTCGAGTATTGCCAAACAGGACAACAAATCATTCGGCTCAAAAGCGGCGATCCGTTCATTTTTGGACGAGCCGCAGCAGAAATTGAGGCATTAGTTACCGCAGGCTGCCCGTTTGAGGTTATACCTGGAATTTCTTCCGCCTTAGCCGCACCCACACTAGCAGGAATTCCCCTCACCGATCCGGTGATGAGTCATTGTTTTGCCGTGACAACTGCCCATGAACCAGAACTTGTCAATTGGGAAGGTTTAGCATCAATCGGAACCCTGGTGTTTCTGATGGGAGGGCAACAGTTACCAGAGATTGTCAAGCAATTAGTCAGACACGGGCGCTCGCCCCACACGCCAATTGCGATCGTGCGTTGGGCGGGAACCGCAAAACAGCAAGTTTGGACTGCCACCCTCGAAACAGTTGTAGCCCAAACCGATGGCTTAACTCTCTCACCTGCTGCGATCGTGGTTGGTGAAGTGGTTGGCTGGCGCGAGTATTTGCAACCAGATCGGGAGCGAGGAGTGTTAGCGAAGCGGGACGAAGTCCGGAGTGAGGAGCGAGGGGGATATAAGAGAGCTGGGGGAGCTGAGGGAGCTGAGGGAGCTGAGGGAGCAAAACTACGTCCGACTCCCGACTCCCGTACGGGCGGGTTTGGAAACCCGCCCCTACCGACTCCCGACTCCCGTACGGGCGGGTTTGGAAACCCGCCCCTACCGACTCCCGATTCCCCGCTTTTAGGTAAAACAGTCCTCGTTACCCGATCGCTGGGGCAATCGAGTCAATTTTGCGATCGCCTTGTAGAAATGGGTGCGACAGCTATTGAAATGCCAGCGTTGGAGATTGGTGCGCCTTCGAGTTGGATGGGGTTAGATAATGCGATCGCGCAGTTATCGGATTTTGATTGGTTGGTTCTGACTTCTACGAATGGTGTAGATTATTTTTTTGAACGCCTGTCAGCTAAAGGTAAAGATACGCGGGCGCTAGCAGGGGTAAAAATTGCTGTAGTAGGACAAAAAACTGCTCAGAGTCTTCAACAAAGATACTTACAACCAGATTTCATTCCTCCCGATTTTGTCGCGGATTCTTTAGTAGAAAACTTTCCTGAATCTTTAGCAGGTACAAAAGTTTTGTTTCCTAGAGTTGAAACTGGAGGACGAGAAGTCTTAGTCAAACAATTTACTGCTAAAGGTGCAGACGTGGTAGAAGTTGCAGCTTATGAATCTCGTTGTCCGCAGTCAATTGCTCCTGAAGCATTAGAGGGATTACAAAGTCATAAAGTGGATATTATTACTTTTGCTAGTTCCAAAACAGTCCGAAATTTTTGCCAACTTATAGCACCATATAACAACATTGATTTAGATGGAGTTTGTATAGCCTCTATTGGACCTCAAACCTCCAAAGACTGTATTTCTTTCCTCGGTAGAGTCGATATAGAAGCAGAGGAATATACTTTGGATGGGTTATTACAAGCAATTGTAGGTTGGGTAAGTAAAGGTTGA
- a CDS encoding class I SAM-dependent methyltransferase: MATILREWSYRYQWFYDTVSRLAALSVGGEGKFRQLALQKLTIQPNTQVLDLCCGSGQATEVLVKYSQEVTGLDASPLSLKRAQHNVPQAKFVEAFAQKMPFSDRSFDLVHSSMAMHEMTAKELREIVSEVHRVLKPGGIFTLVDFHPPTNWLFVPGIYLFLFLFETETAWQLLRENLVELLEEVGFELQNRVLHAGGSLQVIQARVGRMECDTTQTKFASTD, from the coding sequence ATGGCAACAATATTACGAGAATGGAGCTATCGCTATCAATGGTTTTACGATACAGTTTCTCGATTAGCGGCGTTGAGCGTGGGCGGAGAAGGAAAGTTTCGTCAATTGGCTTTGCAAAAATTAACAATTCAGCCCAATACTCAAGTTTTGGATCTTTGTTGCGGCAGCGGTCAAGCAACTGAAGTCTTGGTGAAATATTCTCAAGAGGTGACGGGGTTAGATGCGTCTCCTTTATCTTTGAAACGAGCGCAACACAACGTACCGCAAGCCAAGTTTGTAGAGGCTTTTGCTCAAAAGATGCCTTTTAGCGATCGCAGTTTCGATCTAGTCCACAGCAGCATGGCAATGCACGAAATGACAGCGAAGGAATTGCGAGAGATTGTAAGTGAAGTTCATCGCGTCCTCAAGCCAGGTGGCATTTTCACTTTGGTTGATTTTCACCCACCGACGAATTGGTTATTCGTGCCTGGAATCTATTTATTTCTGTTTTTGTTTGAAACAGAAACGGCTTGGCAGTTATTACGCGAGAATTTGGTTGAGTTGTTAGAAGAAGTAGGGTTCGAGTTACAAAATCGCGTTCTCCATGCAGGTGGAAGCCTGCAAGTGATTCAAGCGCGAGTTGGGCGAATGGAATGTGATACCACACAAACAAAGTTCGCCAGTACAGACTAA
- the hemH gene encoding ferrochelatase, whose product MGRVGVLLLNLGGPDRLEDVRPFLFNLFADPEIIRLPFPWLQKPLAWWISTVRTKRSQENYKQIGGGSPLRRITEAQAQALQARLEEKGQPTQMYIGMRYWHPFTEEAIARIKRDGIDRLVILPLYPQFSISTSGSSFRLLQQMWLEDPKLSSIEYTVIPSWYKQPGYLQAMAQLIAQEVDGFANPDAVHVFFSAHGVPKSYVEEAGDPYQQEIEECTALIMQTLNRSNSYTLAYQSRVGPVEWLQPYTEDAIQELGQQGVQDMVVVPISFVSEHIETLQEIDMEYREVAESVGIHNFRRVPALNTHTQFIDGMADLTIEALNSPSVKLSQVSQMKKRVKMYPQERWQWGMTTSAEIWNGRIAMLGFIALIIELITGKGLLHAVGIL is encoded by the coding sequence ATGGGTCGAGTGGGAGTACTATTACTTAATCTAGGTGGACCGGATCGACTAGAGGATGTCAGACCATTTCTATTTAACTTGTTTGCCGATCCGGAAATTATTCGCCTGCCGTTTCCCTGGCTGCAAAAACCCCTGGCATGGTGGATTTCAACCGTACGCACGAAGCGATCGCAAGAAAACTATAAGCAGATAGGTGGCGGCTCTCCCTTACGGCGCATTACTGAAGCCCAAGCACAAGCGCTACAAGCACGACTAGAAGAGAAAGGGCAACCAACTCAAATGTATATTGGGATGCGTTACTGGCATCCATTCACCGAAGAAGCGATCGCCCGGATCAAACGCGATGGCATTGACCGTTTGGTGATCCTACCACTCTACCCGCAATTTTCCATCAGCACTAGCGGTTCTAGCTTCCGCTTGCTGCAACAAATGTGGTTAGAAGACCCCAAATTAAGCAGCATTGAATATACAGTTATTCCCTCTTGGTACAAGCAACCAGGCTATCTGCAAGCAATGGCGCAGTTAATTGCTCAAGAGGTAGATGGATTTGCCAACCCTGATGCAGTGCATGTCTTCTTTAGCGCTCATGGCGTACCAAAAAGTTACGTTGAGGAAGCAGGCGACCCTTATCAGCAAGAAATTGAGGAATGTACGGCGCTAATAATGCAGACCCTCAACCGCTCCAATTCATACACCTTAGCTTATCAAAGTCGTGTTGGTCCTGTAGAATGGCTGCAACCATATACAGAAGATGCCATTCAAGAATTGGGTCAGCAAGGGGTGCAAGATATGGTTGTCGTACCGATCAGTTTTGTCTCCGAACATATAGAAACTCTGCAAGAAATTGATATGGAGTATCGAGAAGTTGCAGAGTCAGTAGGTATACACAACTTCCGTCGCGTTCCAGCGCTCAACACTCACACTCAGTTTATTGATGGGATGGCAGATTTAACCATCGAAGCCTTAAATTCTCCCAGCGTTAAGCTGTCTCAAGTGTCGCAAATGAAAAAGCGGGTTAAAATGTACCCCCAAGAGCGCTGGCAGTGGGGCATGACGACCTCGGCAGAAATTTGGAATGGTAGAATTGCCATGCTCGGCTTTATTGCCCTGATTATCGAGTTAATCACTGGCAAAGGACTATTGCACGCAGTCGGGATTTTATAA
- a CDS encoding RNA-binding S4 domain-containing protein — protein sequence MISNSDNTIKLDQFLKLIGIAATGGQAKLIIQGGEVLVNGILETRRGRKLRSGDSVTVAEQTFDVNLDEI from the coding sequence ATGATTAGTAACAGTGATAATACAATTAAACTCGATCAATTTTTAAAATTAATCGGCATAGCAGCAACAGGCGGACAAGCCAAACTAATAATTCAGGGAGGTGAGGTTCTCGTTAATGGCATACTGGAGACCAGACGCGGACGCAAGTTAAGATCGGGTGACAGTGTAACAGTAGCAGAACAAACTTTTGATGTAAATTTAGACGAGATTTAA
- a CDS encoding class I SAM-dependent methyltransferase — translation MTTRMNESKQQIIKDFNSRANYDNEFRYHFASFLVELAQLKLGQKVLDVATGTGIVAIAAAKIVGNAGSVLGVDISPGMLAQARRKVEIEKLQNIELIEADADNLNFDDNSFDVIFCSAAIVYLTDILASLRQWYCFLKPGGIVAFSCFADTAHTASILFREKAQQFGITVDNPNEPLGTPEKCQALLQQAGFQKIEVVTQQFGFYFKDAETAWNAHANNVYGYQVCQLPPDKLAQLKAEYMAEIHALSPEQGFGHDVNSLFVFARKS, via the coding sequence ATGACAACTCGTATGAATGAATCCAAGCAGCAAATTATTAAAGATTTTAATTCTAGAGCTAATTATGACAACGAGTTTCGCTATCATTTTGCTAGTTTTCTCGTAGAATTAGCTCAACTAAAACTAGGGCAGAAAGTTTTGGATGTTGCGACTGGTACGGGAATAGTGGCGATCGCGGCAGCAAAAATCGTAGGAAATGCAGGTTCTGTATTGGGAGTAGATATTTCGCCGGGAATGCTAGCACAAGCACGGCGCAAAGTTGAGATAGAAAAACTACAAAATATTGAATTGATTGAAGCAGATGCAGACAATTTGAATTTTGACGATAACAGCTTTGATGTGATTTTTTGTTCCGCTGCGATCGTCTATCTCACAGATATTTTGGCTTCCCTGCGTCAGTGGTATTGCTTTCTCAAACCAGGCGGAATAGTAGCCTTTTCCTGTTTTGCTGACACGGCTCATACTGCATCTATTTTATTTAGAGAGAAAGCACAACAATTTGGAATTACGGTTGACAATCCCAACGAACCGCTAGGTACTCCTGAAAAGTGCCAAGCTTTACTTCAACAGGCTGGTTTTCAAAAGATTGAAGTTGTAACTCAACAATTCGGTTTCTACTTCAAAGATGCAGAAACAGCATGGAACGCACATGCTAATAATGTTTACGGCTACCAGGTGTGTCAACTACCTCCAGACAAATTAGCGCAGCTTAAAGCAGAATACATGGCAGAGATCCATGCCTTGTCACCGGAGCAAGGATTTGGGCATGATGTTAATAGCTTGTTTGTTTTTGCTCGTAAAAGTTGA
- a CDS encoding DUF3352 domain-containing protein: MPTKKSNLLPAVVAVGIVVGGAAAYWYFKGNFGSGASPLASAKVVPDEALMAAFISTDPRDLAQLQKFGTPEAEKLVEKSLQDFDRQVLTKSNINYEQDIKPWLGSVTIAVLPPGSAKQIQATPFSSQSNILLVLGIKNGLSAWNFSKKLKADKTVTSQEFDYKGQKITESTSQGEPIYSSILDSRVVLAPTKQAVEQAIDTYKGEPSFAAKAGIDRTFAQSLQLKNPIAQIYLPDYAAAVQQLTAANPAGLPPQTLAQLQSVKAVVAGVGVDDMGIRMKAIAQLNPHAINIQYQNSPSKVVTRFPVDTLALLTGAGISRTWAAFVDQTRDLPEVKQGLDSARRSLKTTYNLDLDRDVFGWMDGEFAIGAISSSQGMLASLGFGGVLMFQTSDRATAESTLGKLDAIARSNFLSVVPRDINGKSVTEWQVPAQGAIVGHGWLDRDTMFIAVGEPIVEAIANPSGKSLDSSEVFKAATGSLIQPNAGYFYLDMDKTMSLLASKPLSTAIDPEATAVINSIRGIGITASNPDKTTSQMELRIALKQRS, translated from the coding sequence ATGCCGACGAAAAAATCAAATTTGCTCCCTGCTGTTGTAGCTGTTGGGATTGTAGTAGGAGGTGCAGCGGCTTATTGGTATTTTAAAGGAAATTTTGGCAGTGGTGCGAGTCCTTTGGCAAGTGCTAAAGTCGTGCCAGATGAAGCATTGATGGCAGCTTTTATTTCGACCGATCCTAGGGATTTGGCGCAGTTACAGAAATTTGGTACTCCTGAAGCCGAAAAGTTAGTTGAAAAAAGCCTGCAAGACTTCGATCGCCAAGTATTAACAAAATCTAATATTAATTACGAACAAGATATCAAACCTTGGTTGGGTAGCGTCACAATTGCCGTACTACCACCTGGTTCTGCTAAGCAAATACAAGCAACACCATTCTCGTCTCAATCGAATATTTTACTAGTACTAGGAATCAAAAATGGGTTGAGTGCCTGGAACTTTAGCAAGAAACTAAAAGCCGATAAAACAGTTACGAGTCAAGAATTCGATTACAAAGGACAAAAAATTACTGAATCAACCAGTCAAGGCGAACCAATCTACAGTAGCATCCTTGATAGTCGTGTCGTTCTCGCTCCAACCAAACAAGCAGTAGAACAAGCGATCGATACTTATAAAGGAGAACCTTCTTTTGCTGCCAAAGCGGGTATAGACAGAACTTTTGCCCAAAGCTTACAACTCAAAAACCCGATCGCGCAAATTTATTTACCCGATTATGCAGCCGCAGTTCAACAATTAACAGCTGCAAATCCGGCTGGATTACCTCCTCAAACCTTAGCCCAGTTGCAATCGGTCAAAGCTGTAGTTGCAGGTGTAGGTGTAGATGATATGGGAATACGGATGAAAGCGATCGCGCAGCTAAATCCTCATGCCATCAACATACAATATCAAAACTCGCCTAGTAAGGTCGTGACGCGATTTCCCGTCGATACGCTGGCTTTATTGACTGGTGCGGGAATCAGTCGCACCTGGGCGGCGTTTGTTGACCAAACTAGAGATTTACCGGAAGTCAAGCAAGGATTGGACTCTGCAAGGCGATCGCTCAAAACAACTTACAATCTCGATCTAGACCGAGATGTTTTTGGCTGGATGGATGGAGAATTTGCCATTGGTGCAATTTCATCCAGTCAGGGTATGTTAGCTTCCTTGGGATTTGGCGGCGTACTGATGTTTCAAACTAGCGATCGCGCCACGGCTGAATCGACTCTTGGTAAACTCGATGCGATCGCTAGAAGTAACTTTTTATCTGTCGTTCCCAGGGATATTAATGGTAAAAGCGTTACTGAATGGCAAGTTCCCGCCCAAGGTGCGATTGTCGGTCACGGCTGGTTAGATCGAGATACAATGTTTATCGCTGTGGGCGAACCGATTGTAGAGGCGATCGCGAATCCTTCCGGTAAGTCTCTTGATAGTAGCGAAGTTTTCAAAGCTGCAACTGGTTCTTTAATACAACCTAATGCAGGTTACTTCTACTTAGATATGGATAAAACCATGTCGTTACTTGCAAGTAAACCCTTAAGCACTGCGATCGATCCAGAAGCTACTGCTGTTATCAACTCCATTCGCGGTATCGGCATCACCGCCAGCAACCCTGACAAAACCACGAGTCAAATGGAGTTACGCATCGCACTCAAACAGAGAAGTTAG